The genomic DNA TAGGCTACTGTTGGCCTGCTGCGAGCTGCAGCAAGCAACCCGTCTCTGTCTCTGTCCCTGtcattgtccttcttcttcgtcctcaccaagggttgcagtccatcttctccatctcgATCCATCGTCCCCTCGGCAAGAAAATCCACCCCGCTTCTCCCCCACCGGCCACCGTTTCCCAGCTCGCTCGCCCGCGTCGCGTCCCAACGATAATGgctcagggtgtgtttagttggtgaaaaaagtttggattttggtattgtagcacatttcgttgttacttgataaataatgtctaattatgaattaattagatttaaaagattcagctcgtactaattagttagactgtatatttagttattttttcaactacatttaatgctctatatatgtgtccaaagattcgatgCGACGAATACTGTGCAAAATTTTTgaggaactaaacaggacctcaAGCCGGAAACAAATTAATTAACTCAGAGCGGTCAACATGAAGGGAACATATCAGTGCAAACAAGGACCtcgtgcaaacccgtgcaaacctactaaataaagtttcaaaaaattctgaaaaaaatcatgaatgtgcttctcagattacatcatctatatataaaatttcatggtcaaattcgtcttactctagaagttacaaaaaagacaaatttgagatgcatttgagccattattgttgtcagaaaatttgtctttttgtaacttctagagtaagacgaatttgaccatgaaattttatatatagatgaggtaagctgagaagcacattcatgattttttttagaattttttgaaattttgtttagtaggtttgcacggatttgcacgaggtccttgatttgcactagatacgttgccCAACATGAAACCTCAGTACGGCCGCGGTTAATTAACTCAGAGCGGTCAACATGAAACCTCAGTACGGCCGCGGTTAATTAACTCAGAGCGGTCAACATGAAACCTCAGTACGGCCGCGGTGAAACGTGAAAGCGGCAGCCACTACCGATCGATCGAGAGAAGGTAGTGCGTGGCGCGGGGCGCGGTGAAAAGCAGCAGTCATTTTCTTCTGAAAGATTGAGAAGCAGCAGTCACCGCCGAGGTGCTTTCCGCCCAAATCTCGGCGCGATGTTACCCTGCGGGTCGGATACTACGATGCCGACGGATCCACCGCCGACCCTGATGGCGATGCGCGGGgtactcttttttctttcttgccCGGAGAACCCGAGGTAGCCTGGTACCGTCCACGCGACGCACGGGGGAGGGAGGCGTCCACGTCTCGCCGGTCGACGACGAGCTCCATCCGCAGGGGATTGGGATTGGATCGCGTCTCCACGTCAGGACTCGGAAGAGCTccgtcttttttttcttcttcttctgaagATAAATAAAATCAAAGCGCGTTTGGTAATTAATCGGGCGTGCTCTCCTGTGGTTCCTTGCCCCGGAGTCTCCGCACGCACCGTCTGTCTCGCTGTTTCTCCTACTTCCAACTCTCTTGCAGTTTTGAGGATGGCATGCACCCAACGTGGCAACTGCCACGTGAGCATGCAGAGGAATTCACCACGTGTCGTGACTTTCCCTGCAATCCTGCACACATACTTATCCGCAGAGATCAACAGTCTGGTAAAATGATCGATCCACACGCCAGATTTACTACCATTTTATATTTTGTTATGACCAGATGAATCGACGCATTTCGTTTCATCTGCAAAATTGGTACATGTCCCGGTTACAATTTCTCTTCTGGGCTGATTGGCTGTGATTCGGCCCAGACTTGTACGAGGAACTGGGTGAGGCCCGTATAGGCCCATGCGACCAGCCCAAGCTGGATTCTCTTCGGGCCGTCATACAGCCCAGCAAGTGCGAGCCCACACGCTTGCGCCCTTGGCATTTCAGTgggcggttttttattttttattttttttatttctgtttttacaaaaatatattttcgagttggaaattaacaaaaatataccccggccgcccggctgccgggcggcaggggttaaactgcaaaaaaaagaggaaacaaAATTGCGGCCAGGTCCCTGGGAACCGGCCGCctggcagccgggcggccggcctcccaggccgcccggctggGGGGGGTGGCCGGCCCCCCACCCCTATATAAGGGTGAGGtagaggcaaagcggcgaagccctgtcggattttaaagccggcgactttaggtaactaaaatttttcacattttataaatatattatgttgtaattattttgttgaaacagtagattaccaatcagtttaattattgttaggagtgattagtggtacatttagttgcatttacttatagtgattagtgttgatatagtacattaagtgatagatttagtattagaaaatactagaaaattgttagagaagtattaaaaatacaagataatattagaaaattgtagaaaatgttattaaattgtagaaaattgtagataatgttagaaaattgtagagaatgttagaaaattataaaatattatagaaactatttgttgaaacagtagattagcaatcattttaattattattaggactgattagtggtatatttaattattattaggactgattagtggtacatttaggtgtagttaattatagtgattagcgttgatatagtacattagcaatctaattaattaatcttaaaaattgcaagataatattaaaaaatttctaaaatgttacaaaatattagaaattattattaatgcttagaaaatcttataaattatttaggaaatataaggaaatattagaaatatttagatgtgtgtgattgtattgttttgatcttacgtgATAGGTATAGCCGGGGTTACTCCTGCGTTGctggacccaacaatagactcgggtcactggtccttccttgcgaaggttcagcaccaagaactaaacgtgctgcgtccacgtccacctgcagagttggttgctgtagacccacgatgggtgcctaggtgatatgtcgtatattttctgtttttatccgttatacattttgttatataatgtattaacattTGAGCACTGTATGATGCAGTCTGAGCGAGGCATGTCTTCTCACAGTGGCTCatcttgctgagagtgctttggtgaagctagacaGGTCTCTACTTTAAGCTCTCATTGACAAatggagacctgagacacacacgttccacctcccttgtggggagacggcaccgaccctacaggacgttgcgatgctgcttggtCTTCCTATCACCGGAGACGTTGTCGGGCCCCGCGTGATACCTTCTACGTGGCTGGAGGATCTTGAGGAACgttttgcaggtgttgccaccacgattgatcctgaagatttcaatgagcacccacagtcgaaaggcccttccaagtcatggctcctacagtttcaggtacaatttcgtacaaaacgatgtgttgatgtattttacggctttgaaataactcatgtgtttcttattctcaatgttcgtaCTTCATTGCAGCCGGATCTGTTGGCAGCCGATGCTGATGACTACAGCAtgactagatcactcgaggcGTACCTGCTGTGGTTATTTGGGTACATcctgttcaacaactcacacgggcaCTGTGTGGGTAGGGTGTTTCTGCCatacgcacaggagatcgccgatgcagatgaggatgccatacccttatatagttggggttcagcggctcttgcatgcacatatcgtggactctgcaaggcatcacgacagaatgataggaatgctgtcctaacggggtgcccaattctgctacaACTTTGGTCTTACGAGAGGATTGCGATCGGTCGTCCCATGATTGACCAGTCACCGTACACGCCGGATATGTACAGTGACATGGAGGACGACagacccaccatggggactctctagTACTCTCGACAGGCATGGGACacgataaaaatttatattctatgcgtactatggtcatacattgttccctcaatacctttcttatggacacaaaatttttatttttgcagaaaacatgggcacatctacagacccggcggtcttatcctgagtttgttgccgaatttgatcgattgaccccagaagacattgtgtgggagccatacagtccttcggctatagccgcacgtgcaccgcttgggatatctttggtgtgcacacaggaccaggttctatggatgactactgcagctttggtgtacgacgttgcagttgaggcccactgcccggatagagtcatgaggcagttcggtcgacgccagtctttccctgtgtcttcagcgttggatcgtgttcagcgccacgatcataggtAACAAAAATGTATGAGCACCCATGTACTAAATAACGTGAAACTAATTTCTATTCAACGTGCAGTTTATCAAGGGCTGGACATCATTTCTCAACAATGTGGGTGACTAGATTACAACCATgggtggctgcgtgggatgatgcagacgagcagttggctgaggataccggtccacacactgagccttcgtttcgggcgtacctgacctgttacgaaccgaagactcgttgccgtttgacgtatgttgacatgcatccacagccgcatgttgcgacttcTCAGGATCGGTATGCACGAcacagggatgaggcattagctggggcggtgagtaaatGTTGACGGCATTTTCGATCTTTTAATATTTGTATACTAAGTTTTTTTGGTTGCAGTTCGAGGCATGCAGGctgcttgaattagattgctccctgaatgtaatgaggattcatggcgggtctacgatgagcgtgccggcacaactcgaggcctggaccACTCAACGTGATAGAGCCCGAGGTATGCTTCAGGCCTTTGGTACGCGGACGGAGTACGAGGATTCCTACGGATCGTCGCAAGCGTCGACGTCGGTTCCTTGTGGTTCCGCATGGCAGCAGCCTCCCTTATACCACCGACAGGTAGAAGGTATGATGTGATATTTACCGTTCCGTATGTTTATATGTATTATTTAAATACGACTCCACACAGGGTATGGGTACCCCGATTCTCAGCCCTATGGAGGGCCAGGTGCCTcgcaaggggctccatttcatggAACCCAGTTTACCTCTATGCCACATGCTGGAGGGACTTTAGATAAAtatgtggtgcataattttatttgcttatgttttatgGTCAAAGACTCATACGTTATTATTTATactcaggatcacaacagttcactggagcggggccgtcttcgtatcaccctatgCCGTCACCAGGAGGATATGAAGGAGTTTCTCCCTATCCACCACCTCCTTCAACACAGGGTACGTACAATAATTTGTACGGAATTGCATTCACCTTTTGAATGTtacttaattttttttgatCTGTAGGGTGGTCTGAAGACAACGCCGCGGCCTCCTTGGACGAGTTTACACAGTTGTTTGCTACGCCTGCCCAGGACTTTGATCCCAGCTCgcatacacctctggctcaGTTACGCCGTCCTGCCAGAAACGTGGGGCCACCGGAACGTCATAGCTACCctacagatcacgtacacgcacaacGTAAGAGAGGTCGGAATGGTAGGGGTCGTTAGTTGTTTGCACTTGTTTCTCCGGCGGCATTGTGGATTGTTTCGACTGTTCGGATTATgattgtttatgattgtggtagtttacttgtcatttgtttttatagatattattgatgtgaacttgttatatttgggggttccataatgctcgtgaaataagggaatctcttgcgaattttttccgtgatttaatgaaggacaagttagttgcgggaggagttagcggctgagatcccgccgacgatgacgacgactaccgcatacagaGTAAACTTCGTAACAGGctcgtatagctcaaaatagggaccatagtgtatctatctgcgagtacgagatcacggGTTTCACatatgtcgcattgtttgcccagacaaaCGTGACAAAAGTCGACAGCCAATAGTAGTGCCCTTTCACTATTTcgaaaagatgtgacaacacggcaaccacactaGCTCacattcaaagcagtctctcgggcgaggacgacggaactgtcattctacagcgaaggtctgtggcgtgtcgaggggaaggcggcatctaggcacgatcgaccgagcggcagcgatgcagtgctgtgagtctgcatgcacttagatgctctgcatgcacagagatgcatcgagtagtcagttcgaTAATTGAATATAGCATTTTCAGTGTTCGGttagctagcctcttcactgtgttgtcatgtaggcttttcaggTCCATTTatactccacactccgggtatcagacatttgtgcgcctataaatactccgaagtttgtgaactcccagcagcactcaaacaacaaagctcattgtatacccaatgtctggaggtgggtctagcgggaagaattactatagttttgaaaaaggaaaagggggaagaaatggagaccccataatatgggaggggcctcttggacctgattcctttccggaatcAGTGTTTGaggttccgccacagcacaagagtgattttaccaatgaaactcctctacgacaatacgataaccgtagagaaccgtggccaaaatgcagacatgatgaggactgcttagtgcagatgtgcaccgacgggatggatggcggtcggcgtttcttcaaatgcccacacgcatgggtaatactcggttgttttatttctttatcttcgttgacataccttacatgaaatttattttgcagtcttcagatgtttcagaaaactgtggttttaccagatgggtcgatcctgcaccaattgatttagttcaggagttcatcgagtacctccagataaagatctttgatctaaAATGCAAGGTAAACCATTACGAGGaattgagcgagggtaacaaagacgacgaagatgatgataccagcaatgctgccgcttcacaggatgaaccatgcactattccttactgcaactgcccttgtcacaagaagaagggccctgcccctccggcaccaccgacTGCACCAcatgcaatgggtggatactgcggagaaggctcaacgcagtttgctacgtgggggtacggctactaggactatctATTGCTAgtcacatgctgcatcgttgtgtttgttgtgtttttctaaattacctaaggcatgttagcttagttcagaatctgtttaccgtggTTGCAACGGGTtttgccatgccactgcatgtttgatgtgtgtttcattaacgttgtattatgatgtaattcctatggtttatattgtgtaatgcaatttttagttcttaattcttaccgttatattttatgtgtggttcacagtatTCTAGTCCACTGAAAATGTCTGAAAATTTTAAATgcaagttcgaagattcactagattGCTTATGCGTGTGTGACACCTCGGCGCCGTGATATGTGGCATcaagacgtgttatctcggcgccacATATTACAGCGCCCACCCCTagggtctatttctgcaaaaaattacaaaaaaaacatatatGTTCAATTATTTCGTGAAAAgggctaaattgcaaaaaaaaattccggccGCCCCCCAGCCAGGTAgcctgggaggccggccgcccggctgccgggcggccggttcCCAGGGACCTGGCCGCaaccggctgccgggcggccggttcCCAGGGACCTGGCCGTaattttgtttcctttttttttttgcagtttagcccctgccgcccggcagccgggcggccggggtatatttctgttaATTTCCaactcgaaaatatatttttgtaaaaaccagaaataaaaaatataaaaataaaaaaaccgctttCAGTGGCGCCGGCGGCAAAAATATCAACCGCCGCGCCGGAGAAATATCCACACGGCCAATCTCCTCCCGCCCCGCCACTTCGCCGCTCGCTTGCTCCCTCAGTCCCTCCCCGCGACCCAACGCCTGCTCCCCGACCATGATCACCGCCGCGGGCGCAGCAACCGCCTTCCCGTTCGTCTCCTCCTTCCACCGCCCGCGCCTGCGTCcctgcccgcgccgcgccgcggccgtcctccctgcacgcgccgccggctcgtcctcgtcctcgtcgtcctgGGAGGAGCGCGAAGAGGCGCGGTGGCTCCGCGAGGAGCAGCGCTGGCAGCGGGAGGAGCAGCGGTGGCTGCGCGAGGAGTCCCGCTGGCGCGCCGAGCGCGAGGCCCTGCTCGCCGAGGTTGCCGCGCTgcggctccgcctccgcgcgctcGAGGGGACTCACCCCGACCTcgcggccggcgccgtcgtcgacgCCGTGGCCTCGCCCGCGCCCCCGGCCGCGGTGCCCGCACCGCAGCCCAGGCCGGCGCTCGTCGAGGAGGTCGAGGTCGAGGTGAggaaggaggtggtggtggtcgaGGAGAAGAAGGCGGCGCCCAAGGCCGAGGCGGGgagcggcgccggagccggcaAGCGCAGGAGGACGCTGAGGGCGGGGGCCGAGGGCGAGGACGTGCGCGCGATGCAGGTGAGCGTCGTCGCGGGCCTCTCGTTCTGGCTAGGATTCGTGTTGCATGACGTGtgtgcagtggcggagccaccactagggcgAGCCAGGGCGGCCGCCCTAGGTCCCTCTAAGTGAAGTCTAGAGTATATTTGTTAACAGTAGAGGTAgcagaaaaagagaaagaaggatgGATCTGAAAAACATAGGAAGAACATAAGAGAACAGGAAATTGGCTTCCGCAGAATAGATTACTTGAGAAAGGAGTAAGAGTTCAAACAAGTTGTTCGATACCATTCCTCCTCGCACGCACTTAGTATTTAACTAGCGACTCTCTTGCGTTTACATGGACTTGACCTGATACGTGCGCGCAGGCACATCTAGCGAACCCATTCGCGCCAAGACAGACACTAGGCTTCCTGGTGCGGGGGCCCATAGTAGGAGATGCTTTCTCTGGTTCGTGGGTGCTGACAATATCCCCGTTCTCAACTCCGGCAGGGGCTCATGGCGGTGCGGCAGCGCCCCCCGAACGCCAGGTCGAGTGGGCTGCGGCCTCTTAAGTGGCTCAACCTAGCGCCCCAGCCCAGCACCGCATCTTGCCACCAGATGCCGCTGCCAATTTCGGCAGTTCACCATCTACCCCCCTGCAGTCCCGCTCAGGCGCTCACGCTGGCGTGTCAATGCCGTTGCGTGACGCCACTCCACGCCCGTCCGTTCAGCAGCCCCATCTCGGCGCCCGTCGGGCGCCTGCAGCCGGGCAGCAAGTCTCGGCGTCTCGCTCTGGTCGTGCAAAAATTTTATCGTAAAAGTCCGCCCTAGATCATTTTCTgggctggcttcgccactgcGTGTGTGGGGCTCGGTGGGTGCGTGGAGCTGAGCGGACACATCCAGCCGGCCCATCGCTGCTTGGCAATGCCTCTGGGTTGTGAGCACAGCCTAAGCCTATGCTTGGTAGAAATGCTCTACGCTGCCAGATATTTCTGTACAATTTGCTGCGTTTCGATCAAACTCGATCAGCAGCTCTAAATTGTCAGAAACTTGTCATGAATAGCTGATGCAGTAATCCTACACTTGCAAAGCACAAGATTGATCGGAGCAAAACTAACTGCATTTTGGACATGTGCAGGAAGCTCTGGAAAAGCTCGGTTTTTACTCTGGCGAGGAAGACATGGAGTACTCGAGCTTCTCATCTGGCACAGAGCGAGCTGTCAAAACATGGCAGGTCAGTACTACTTCAAGCTTCATACTGTTACGACTGTA from Panicum virgatum strain AP13 chromosome 7N, P.virgatum_v5, whole genome shotgun sequence includes the following:
- the LOC120682408 gene encoding protein disulfide isomerase pTAC5, chloroplastic-like, whose product is MITAAGAATAFPFVSSFHRPRLRPCPRRAAAVLPARAAGSSSSSSSWEEREEARWLREEQRWQREEQRWLREESRWRAEREALLAEVAALRLRLRALEGTHPDLAAGAVVDAVASPAPPAAVPAPQPRPALVEEVEVEVRKEVVVVEEKKAAPKAEAGSGAGAGKRRRTLRAGAEGEDVRAMQEALEKLGFYSGEEDMEYSSFSSGTERAVKTWQATVGTSEDGVMTSGLLERLFSGKTGEDEKTKDGTNGAAVPAVTGIAKVKQTVVTENGVSGVGISENRVFLLGENRWEDPSRLTQNKNLVSTGTAASAKTCISCRGEGRLMCLECDGTGEPNIEPQFLEWVGEDTKCPYCEGLGSILCDVCYGKKVMAN